A stretch of the Paenibacillus dendritiformis genome encodes the following:
- the cax gene encoding calcium/proton exchanger, translated as MGKRLFFIILWLTFLLSAAGHYLSWNMTLQFALSAVAIVFVAGFLGRSTEAVSHYAGQRLGGFLNATFGNAAELIIAIFLVREGLFDMVKASLTGAIIGNLLLVLGLSVLVGGIKYKVQTFNANLAGMNGSLMILAVIALFVPAAFFTTHSLSEKGTVILSLVVAGILIAAYLLWLLFSMVTHKDLLTEESERSEEQAEEEPQWSKGKSVLYLVISTVMVAFVSEWLVGTLDTFTAQFGLSELFVGAFVIAIVGNAAEHSAAVMMAMKNKIGAAVEIAIGSSLQIALFVAPVLVFVSALFGQTMDIVFTTLEMIAIGVAVFIAKSISQDGRTNWYEGLLLLAVYVILGVSFYLV; from the coding sequence TTGGGAAAACGGTTGTTCTTCATTATCCTCTGGCTGACCTTCCTCTTAAGTGCAGCCGGACATTACTTATCCTGGAACATGACGCTTCAATTCGCCCTGTCCGCCGTGGCGATCGTGTTCGTGGCCGGATTCCTTGGACGATCGACAGAGGCCGTCTCGCATTATGCGGGCCAGCGCCTGGGCGGGTTCCTGAATGCGACCTTCGGCAATGCGGCTGAACTCATCATCGCGATTTTCCTCGTGCGTGAAGGGCTGTTCGACATGGTCAAGGCGAGCCTGACCGGCGCCATCATCGGCAACCTCCTGCTTGTGCTCGGATTGAGCGTCCTTGTCGGAGGCATCAAGTATAAGGTGCAGACATTCAATGCGAACCTGGCCGGAATGAACGGCTCGCTGATGATACTGGCCGTGATCGCGCTGTTCGTGCCCGCCGCCTTCTTCACCACCCATTCCCTTAGCGAGAAGGGTACCGTTATCCTGAGCCTGGTCGTGGCCGGCATTCTCATCGCCGCTTATTTGCTCTGGCTTCTGTTCTCGATGGTCACGCATAAGGATCTGTTGACCGAAGAATCGGAGCGGTCGGAGGAACAGGCGGAAGAGGAGCCCCAATGGTCCAAAGGGAAGTCCGTGCTCTACCTCGTCATCTCCACGGTCATGGTTGCTTTTGTCAGCGAATGGCTTGTTGGGACGCTCGATACGTTCACGGCGCAATTCGGCCTGTCGGAGCTGTTCGTCGGAGCCTTCGTGATCGCCATTGTCGGCAATGCCGCAGAGCACAGCGCCGCCGTCATGATGGCCATGAAGAACAAGATCGGAGCCGCCGTGGAGATCGCGATCGGCAGCAGTCTGCAAATTGCGCTCTTTGTCGCTCCCGTGCTCGTCTTCGTGAGCGCGCTGTTCGGGCAGACGATGGACATCGTGTTCACGACGCTGGAGATGATCGCGATCGGGGTAGCGGTCTTCATCGCCAAATCTATCTCCCAGGACGGACGAACGAACTGGTATGAAGGCCTGCTGCTGCTCGCCGTCTACGTCATTCTGGGGGTATCCTTCTACCTTGTCTAA
- the rpsD gene encoding 30S ribosomal protein S4 — MARYTGPKFKLSRRLGISLSGTGKELKNRAYPPGQHGPGMRKKLSGYAVQLQEKQKLRHMYGLGEKQFRTLFDRATKMQGIAGENFMFLLESRLDNLVYRLGFSNSRAGARQLVAHGHVTVNGKKVDIPSYIVTPGDVIGLRERSRGLKVIKEAMEGRHHLPNYLEFNEAALEGKYIRLPERGELSQEIDEKQIVEFYSR, encoded by the coding sequence ATGGCACGTTACACAGGTCCTAAGTTCAAATTGAGCCGCCGCCTTGGTATCTCTCTGAGCGGCACAGGCAAAGAATTGAAAAACCGCGCTTACCCTCCAGGACAACATGGTCCGGGCATGCGCAAGAAATTGAGCGGCTACGCTGTTCAATTGCAAGAGAAGCAAAAGCTTCGCCACATGTACGGCTTGGGCGAGAAGCAATTCCGCACCTTGTTCGATCGCGCAACGAAAATGCAAGGCATCGCCGGTGAGAACTTCATGTTCCTGCTGGAGAGCCGCCTGGACAACCTGGTATACCGCCTCGGGTTCTCGAATTCCCGTGCAGGCGCGCGCCAATTGGTTGCTCACGGCCACGTTACGGTGAATGGCAAGAAAGTCGATATCCCATCCTACATTGTTACTCCAGGCGACGTTATCGGTCTTCGCGAGAGAAGCCGCGGCCTGAAAGTAATCAAAGAAGCGATGGAAGGCCGTCATCACCTTCCGAACTACTTGGAATTCAACGAGGCTGCTCTTGAAGGCAAGTACATCCGCCTGCCAGAGCGCGGAGAATTGTCCCAAGAGATCGACGAGAAGCAAATCGTCGAGTTCTACAGCCGTTAA
- a CDS encoding HPr family phosphocarrier protein: protein MSNNTAIVEISQAANKFRSSIVLQADNKYIDVKSILGLFTTLVGNQKYELHVHGPDADEAKAAMAEVFKKHGLDVSVVAE, encoded by the coding sequence ATGTCCAATAACACGGCAATTGTGGAAATCTCACAAGCAGCGAACAAGTTCAGATCTTCGATAGTCTTGCAAGCTGACAACAAATACATTGATGTTAAGAGCATTCTGGGCCTGTTCACGACCTTGGTGGGCAACCAGAAGTACGAGCTTCACGTTCACGGGCCGGATGCGGATGAGGCGAAGGCAGCGATGGCGGAAGTATTCAAGAAGCATGGATTGGACGTATCCGTTGTAGCGGAATAG
- a CDS encoding aminopeptidase, translating into MKDPRLQKLAQNLVGYSINVQPGENVLIEMIGSERELVTMLVDEVAARGGRPFVQLTDRKVLRSLIKNASEEQMKTWREYDLLRMQNMQGYIGIRAGENANEMSDVPEDKMKLYDAIYSHPVHMEERVKRTKWVVLRYPNASMAQLANTSTEAFEDFYFDVCNLDYSKMDKAMESLKALMDRTDKVRLTGPGTDLAFSIRGIGSVKCSGQNNIPDGEVYTAPVRDSVNGTLTYNTPSIYNGFTFENISFRFENGKIVEATSNDTARINHILNSDEGARHIGEFAIGVNPYILHPMKDTLFDEKIAGSIHFTPGQAYETADNGNRSSIHWDLVLIQRPEYGGGEMYFDDVLVRKDGLFVIPELECLNPEHLK; encoded by the coding sequence ATGAAAGACCCAAGATTGCAGAAGCTGGCCCAGAACTTGGTTGGATATTCCATCAACGTGCAACCAGGTGAAAATGTGCTGATTGAGATGATTGGCTCCGAGCGCGAGCTGGTGACGATGCTGGTAGATGAAGTCGCCGCGCGGGGCGGCCGCCCGTTCGTTCAGCTGACGGACCGGAAAGTGCTGCGCTCGCTGATCAAGAACGCGTCTGAGGAACAGATGAAGACGTGGCGGGAGTATGATCTGCTCCGGATGCAGAACATGCAGGGATATATCGGAATTCGCGCCGGGGAGAACGCGAACGAAATGTCCGATGTTCCGGAAGACAAAATGAAGCTGTATGACGCTATTTATTCGCATCCGGTACATATGGAAGAGCGCGTCAAGCGCACGAAGTGGGTCGTGCTTCGTTATCCGAACGCATCGATGGCCCAGTTGGCGAACACGTCGACGGAAGCGTTCGAAGATTTTTATTTCGATGTATGCAATCTCGATTACTCCAAGATGGACAAGGCGATGGAGTCGCTGAAGGCGCTGATGGACCGCACGGACAAGGTCCGCCTTACCGGCCCGGGAACAGACCTGGCGTTCTCGATTCGGGGCATCGGATCCGTCAAATGCTCGGGACAGAACAATATTCCGGATGGCGAGGTCTATACCGCGCCGGTCCGCGATTCCGTCAATGGCACGTTGACCTACAACACGCCATCGATTTATAACGGCTTCACATTTGAGAATATCTCGTTCCGGTTCGAGAACGGCAAAATTGTGGAAGCGACGAGCAATGATACGGCCCGGATCAACCATATTCTCAATTCGGACGAAGGCGCGCGCCACATCGGGGAGTTCGCCATTGGCGTCAACCCGTACATTTTGCATCCGATGAAGGATACGCTGTTCGATGAGAAGATTGCGGGCAGCATTCACTTTACGCCGGGGCAAGCTTATGAGACGGCGGACAACGGCAACCGTTCCTCGATACACTGGGACCTGGTGCTGATCCAGCGTCCGGAATACGGCGGAGGAGAAATGTACTTCGACGATGTTCTCGTGCGCAAAGACGGCCTATTTGTCATCCCTGAGCTGGAGTGCTTGAATCCGGAGCATCTCAAATAA
- a CDS encoding YlaN family protein — protein MSSSNVLQQLSDRALTLLEADAHQIEKLIQVQMENLATRYCPLYEEVLDTQMYGFSRQVDFAVRAGLVEESVGKQLVSKLERNLATLYEALNKATQ, from the coding sequence ATGTCTTCGTCGAATGTGTTGCAACAGCTAAGTGACAGGGCGCTCACTCTGCTAGAAGCGGATGCGCATCAAATAGAGAAACTCATCCAGGTCCAGATGGAGAACTTGGCGACGCGTTACTGCCCTCTCTATGAGGAAGTATTGGATACGCAGATGTACGGTTTTTCTCGGCAGGTTGACTTCGCCGTTCGAGCCGGACTGGTGGAGGAAAGCGTTGGGAAGCAGCTCGTCAGCAAGCTGGAACGCAATCTGGCTACCTTGTATGAGGCGTTGAATAAGGCTACTCAATAA
- a CDS encoding sensor domain-containing diguanylate cyclase, giving the protein MTERLVHHQPIESDKKVAGTNGPVPDGTWDPQPLSRDSWVLQRDVNVNDFPYLQPLLQAAYKAWTDELPARACVLRGRMALFDYGGKWMAGDSGLAGDAASNRAGAAALQERKLAVQAGYGFFYAACPLLNKRDESFAAVVCRLDGDPDESFSAGMDAWVYGLRTHFYRQFELVFVDELARTLRTAERELKRRDVLHGAIRHMHDRINVDAVLSQIMSSVEQLVPEARIEVYLSQDHTSSNPKVKPLQFQPGSDGVVRQAFMKGEVCYERDGADSDTEVGFALCGKQGAYGVIKVSFPGIAPDPSDVQLIQLIVETAGTAFENARLHEQANEVIQELRFINDLTKRINQSLRLRDVFHDATHELLRVFRADFCMLLQLNEERQCYEVVSCNMDEFDDAYLSFEEGLFGHMYLEKEPVIVSDIAVDVPASMQFFEKLNYHSVIAAPLFGSGEMVGIVVLADRRKQFFTYDNFKLLQMLATHIGLAIANAALHSRVKHLANKDQLTGLYARHYLDKQIHRQQKNDFCGSLIVVDIDYFKQINDRYGHQVGDKILNQVSQIIRSSIRESDIAARWGGEELAVYFPQLSISQTIRIAERIRTRVANETEPQVTVSCGIADWSWQDDLVSVESLFYRADMALYEAKDSGRNQIRIST; this is encoded by the coding sequence ATGACGGAACGTCTAGTCCATCACCAGCCAATCGAATCGGACAAGAAGGTTGCAGGGACGAACGGTCCAGTTCCGGACGGAACCTGGGATCCGCAGCCTCTATCACGGGACAGCTGGGTGCTGCAGCGGGATGTGAACGTTAACGACTTCCCTTATCTGCAGCCTCTCCTGCAAGCCGCCTACAAGGCATGGACGGATGAGCTGCCGGCCCGCGCCTGTGTCCTGCGAGGCCGCATGGCGTTATTTGACTATGGGGGCAAGTGGATGGCGGGCGACTCCGGCCTGGCGGGCGACGCGGCAAGCAATCGCGCAGGCGCAGCCGCTCTCCAGGAACGCAAGCTGGCCGTTCAGGCGGGATACGGCTTCTTCTATGCCGCCTGCCCGCTGCTGAACAAGCGGGATGAGAGCTTCGCGGCGGTCGTGTGCCGATTGGACGGGGACCCGGATGAATCGTTCTCCGCAGGCATGGATGCATGGGTTTATGGACTTCGAACGCATTTTTACCGGCAATTCGAGCTGGTGTTTGTGGACGAGCTGGCGCGAACGCTGAGAACGGCGGAACGGGAACTGAAGCGCCGCGACGTGCTGCATGGGGCTATCCGGCATATGCATGACCGCATCAACGTCGATGCCGTATTGTCGCAGATTATGTCCAGTGTCGAGCAGCTGGTTCCAGAGGCGCGGATCGAGGTCTATTTGTCGCAGGATCATACCAGCTCGAATCCGAAGGTGAAGCCTTTGCAGTTCCAGCCGGGAAGCGACGGTGTCGTGCGTCAAGCCTTCATGAAGGGAGAAGTATGTTATGAACGTGACGGTGCGGACAGCGATACGGAAGTAGGGTTTGCGCTGTGCGGCAAGCAGGGAGCCTATGGTGTGATTAAGGTCAGCTTCCCCGGGATCGCGCCGGATCCTTCCGATGTGCAGCTGATTCAGCTTATTGTGGAGACGGCCGGTACGGCCTTCGAGAACGCCCGTCTTCACGAGCAGGCCAATGAGGTCATACAGGAGCTGCGGTTCATCAATGACTTGACGAAGCGCATCAATCAGAGCTTGCGGCTGCGCGATGTGTTCCATGACGCGACCCACGAGCTGCTGCGCGTGTTTCGGGCCGACTTCTGCATGCTGCTTCAATTGAACGAGGAGCGGCAGTGCTATGAAGTGGTGTCCTGCAACATGGACGAATTCGATGATGCGTATCTTTCCTTCGAGGAAGGATTATTCGGTCATATGTATTTGGAAAAGGAGCCGGTCATCGTATCCGATATTGCGGTGGACGTACCCGCGTCCATGCAGTTTTTCGAGAAGCTGAATTATCATTCCGTCATCGCCGCGCCTTTGTTCGGCAGCGGGGAGATGGTGGGCATCGTCGTGCTTGCCGATCGGCGCAAGCAATTCTTCACGTACGACAATTTCAAGCTGCTTCAGATGCTGGCGACCCACATCGGATTGGCGATTGCGAATGCGGCGCTCCACAGCAGGGTCAAGCATCTCGCCAACAAAGATCAGCTGACCGGGCTGTATGCGCGCCACTACCTGGACAAGCAGATTCACCGCCAGCAGAAGAATGACTTCTGCGGTTCGCTTATCGTCGTGGACATCGATTATTTCAAGCAAATCAATGACCGCTACGGCCATCAGGTGGGCGATAAAATATTGAATCAGGTCAGTCAAATTATACGGAGTTCGATTCGCGAATCCGATATCGCGGCTCGTTGGGGCGGCGAGGAGCTGGCGGTCTATTTTCCGCAGCTCAGCATCAGCCAGACGATCCGGATAGCGGAACGGATTCGAACCCGGGTGGCCAACGAGACGGAACCGCAGGTCACCGTCTCCTGCGGCATTGCCGACTGGAGCTGGCAGGACGATTTGGTCAGTGTCGAATCGCTGTTCTACCGAGCCGATATGGCGCTCTATGAAGCGAAGGACAGCGGCCGCAATCAGATCCGCATCAGCACCTAG